Part of the Arcobacter sp. F155 genome, AATTTGATGCAACAACTGGAAAAGTAATCATCAATAATATCAATCAACTTCAATGGATAAGTCAAGCTTTAAATGGTAATTATGAGTTAGGCTCAAACATTGATGCGAGTATCACAAACACTTGGAATGGTGGAAGAGGCTTTAAACAAATAGGGGATAACTCTACAAATAATATTGATACAAGATTTACAGGAAGCTTTGATGGTAAGGGATTTGTTATAGATGGTTTGTATATCAATAGAGGTAGTGAAGATTACGTAGGATTGTTTGGTTATACCAGTGCTTATGGATCTAATAGTGCAAACATATTAAATCTAGGACTGATCAATGTAGATATTAACGGTGGTATTTCTGTTGGGGGGATAGTGGGTAAAAGTGATAATAACACTTCAATTTCAAACGCTTATGCCATAGGAGAAGTTATCGGCTATAGAATTGTTGGAGGATTAGTTGGGGATAGTAACTACCTAACCATCACAAACTCCTACTCTACAGGAGATGTTAGTGGAGAAAGTCATTCGATAGGAGGATTAATTGGATATGGTACACATACAACAATTTCTAACTCTTATGCTGCAGGAGAAGTTACAGGTATAAATAGTATTGGTGGGTTAATAGGAACTTCTGATACTAGTACAATAAATAATTCTTATGCTACAGGAACAGTAACTGGAACTGGTGTTCATGTTGGAGGGTTAGTTGGAAGTAGTTTAATTGATGGTGTGTTAAACATCAACAACTCATATTGGGATATAGACACCACAGGACAAACCAATGGTGTAGGAAATGCTTCATCAGCAGGAGCTTTAGGAATCTACAGCTCAACCAACACAATCAATGCTTTTAATGAAGCCACTTACGCAGGCTTTGATTTTAGTAATGATTGGATTATCTATGAGGGGCATACAAGACCACTTTTGAGAACTTTTATGACTGAGCTTACTGTAAAAGCAAATGATCATACAAGAACTTATGATGGTACTACTTATAGTGGAAATGGAGGTGTGACTTACTCAGATCCCTCTTATGATAGCTCTTTATTACAAGGATCTCTTAACTATACTTCAAATGATGATCTAAAAAATGCAGGAACTGCTACAGTTAACTTAGATGGTTTATACTCTTCACAACAAGGATATATTATAAGTTATGATACTGGTACTTTAACTACCAACAAAAAAGATATCACAGTAACAGGGAATTCAAATACTACCACTTATAATGGAACTGCACAAAATTCAAATGGCTTTACTGCAAGTGGTTTAGTCAGTGGAGAAACTATAGCTGTACTTGATGGAGTTACAGGAGATAGCGTAATTGGGACTAATGCAGGAACTTACAATACAAACCTAAGTGGTACAGATGAAAACTACAACATCACTTTTGTAGATGGTAGTTTAGTTATCAATAAAAGGGGTTTAACTTTAGAAGCTTCAAAAGACTATGATGGTACAGATGATCTTACAGGCTTTGTAACCCTTGGCAATCTTGTAGGAAGTGAAACACTAGAATATATTGGTGCAAAAGCAAATTCAAGTGATCCTGTAGCCAATAACTTCATAAAAGAGATCATTCTACAAGATGGAACAAACGGTGGATTAGCTAGTAACTATGAACTTCCTTCACTTTTAGCATATTCAGCGAATAATAGTGTTCAAATTGGAGATATTTCTGTTGAGCCAACTATGCCTGATTTAACTAGTGTTATAACCCCAATTGCTAATCAAACAGTATTAACAAATAAAGATATCGAAGCATTACTCAAAAGTGAAGTAGATATGCAAACTCTCTTCCAACAGCTAAATACAAATGAACTAGCTCTTATCCCCGGTGTTGTTTTACAAATGTTAAACGGTGGTATCAATATTCCCTTTGGAAATAAACAACAGTTTAGTTTAGACAATAGCAATAATCAAGATGATGAAAAAGAAGAAAAGTCAATTTAAAAGGAAAGAAAAAAATGAAAAAAACATCTATACTATTAGTAGCTGCAACATTAAGTTTAAATGCAGCTCCTATTCCAAACATAGGTAATCTCTTAAATGAAGCAAAACCACCAAAGATACAGAAGAAAAAAGAGATACTACCTCCTTTAGTGCAAGAGAGTGAAGAGTATAAAAGAACTTTAGAAGATGGAAAGAAAGTAAAGGTAAAAAAGTTTTTAATAACAGGAGCTATACAACTAAGCAATAAAGAACTAAAAAAGATAGTAAGACCATATGAACAAAAGATGCTTAGCTTTAAAGATATGAAAGATATCACAGAACTTATCACAAAAGCATATAAAGATAAAGGATACTTTATAGCAAGAGCATATATCCCTGTACAAAACCTTCAAAAACAAAATAAACTTTTAAAGATAGCAGTTATAGAAGGGGAATATGGAGATTTTGAACTACAAAATAACTCTTTAGTAAAAGATTCTGTTTTACAAGCTAAACTAGAGGGGATAAAGAAAAATAAGATCATCTCTACAGAGTCTCTTCAAAGAGGTTTGTTACTTATCAATGAGACTCCTGGAGTAAAAGTGATAAACTCCAAGATAAAACCAGGAAAAGATGTAGGGACAAGTAGCTTTGTGATAGGACTAGATAGAACAAAACCGTACAATGGATACATCATAGTTGATAATTATGGATCTCCTTATACAGGAGAATATAGAGCTATGGCAGGTTTAGATATAAACTCCCCTTTTAGAATTGGAGATAAACTTTCCATATCAGCACTTAGTTCAGATGATATAGGACTTTTAAATGGAAGAGTTGCGTATGAACTACCTTTAAATGGCAGTGGACTAAAGGGTTCAATAAGTTATGCAAAAACCACTTATGAACTAGGAGAAAGATATAAAACACTTGATGCTTTAGGAGATTCTGATAGTTTTAGTGCAAATATAAGCTATCCATATCTTTTATCTCCACAAGAGATATTGAACACCTATCTTCAAACTTCATACAACAAAATGAGCGATGAGATGCGAGCAGTTGATAGTGAACTCAAAAAAAGCACTTTAGTTGCAAAGCTTGGAATTGACTATATGAAAAGATCACTTATATTTGGGAAATACTCAGAATCTAAAATAGACACCTCTATTAGCTATGGAAGACTAAAGTTCAAAGAGGAACAAGACAGATTGAGTGATCAAGATAGTGCTAATACAAATGGAGATTTTTCAAAGTTAAATATCGATCTTGAAAACACTCTTATATTAAGTGAAAAATTCACTTGGAAAAATAAGTTACAACTTCAATATGCTTTAGGTGATAAAAACCTAGATGGCTCAGAAGATATGAGTCTTGGAGGGATAAACGGAGTAAAACTATATCCATCAGGAGAGGAAAGTGCAGAAAATGGTTATATCTATACTACTGAATTAACATATAATCTTCCTTCTTCTAGTGGAATCAACTCTAAAATAGGTCTTTTTTATGACAATGCTCGAGTATATATGAGCAAAAATATAACCAATGAAAAAAGTAGAACCTTACAAGATATAGGCTTGAGCTATTATGGTAGGTATGAAGATTTTTTTATTAATTCCCATCTAGCTTATAAGGTAGGTGCAGCAGATATATCTAGTGAGAATGACTATAACTCAAGATTTATGTTTCAGTTAGGGTATATTTTCTAATGAAATTCTCTGACTTTCTTTTTAGTCAGAGAATAGAAAACTTTATAGTTTCAAAAAGTATAATTTTAGACTTTTAAAATATAACCTTCTCCTTTTATAGTTTGTATTTCTAAATCAGGTATTTTTTTTCTTAGTCTAAAAAGTAGTTGTCTTCTATTCTCATCATAAGTCATACTATCATGCCATAAAACTAAATCTATATATTCATTTGATACTAAAGTATTTTTATTTTGTATTAATATATGCAAAAATTGTTCTTCTTTCTTTGTAAGTTTAACTTGTTTGCTATCTTTAAATAAAGCTTTGTTTTTTGAATCATAAATATAGTTATTTAAAGAAATAGGTTCAATTTTATCGCTTAATCCAAAGCGAAAAGAAGCAAGTTTTACCTCCCTTAAAAGATGACTATCTAAATAAGGTTTAACTATGTAACCTGTAAAATCTACAATAGAAGCCTCCTCAAGAGTTGAATCATCATGATATGAAGTTAAGAATATAACGGGAACATTAAAGTTTTTTTGAATTAGTTGAGCTGTTTGGATACCATTTAGTTCTCCTTTGATATTTATGTCTGCAATTATAAGGTCAATATCATTATGTAACATCACTTCAATTGCCTGTTCACTTTTACTTGCAATTGCAACAACATCATAACCTGCTAATTGTAGAGTTCTTTTCATCTTTTGAGCAGTCAACATCATATCTTCAATTATTAGTATCTTTATTTTTTTCATAAAATTATTTTATCCCTCTATCGTTATATTTATCGTTATAAGTTTATCAAATTATTCTTTTTATGTTAAACTTTAGAAAAAAGAGTGTTATGCGACTATTATTTTTCCTGTTTTTTTCTTTTTTAACTTTAAGTGCAACAATTGTAGTAGATAAAAAAGAGACTGTTAATTTATTAGAATATTCTAAAGTCTACCATGATGTTGAAAATAAAGAGACAATTTTAACTATCCTTGAAAAAGGGGATAAGTTTGAAACAACTAAAAAAGAAGCAATTGATTATTGTAATCTAACTCCTGAAGGAGTTTGGATAAAGTTTAATCTTCAAAACTCTACGAATAAAAATATAGATAAAATATTAAGAATAGATAATCTATCTACTGAAAGAGTTGATTTATATAAAGTAAAAAATAAAAAACTAATTT contains:
- a CDS encoding response regulator; translation: MKKIKILIIEDMMLTAQKMKRTLQLAGYDVVAIASKSEQAIEVMLHNDIDLIIADINIKGELNGIQTAQLIQKNFNVPVIFLTSYHDDSTLEEASIVDFTGYIVKPYLDSHLLREVKLASFRFGLSDKIEPISLNNYIYDSKNKALFKDSKQVKLTKKEEQFLHILIQNKNTLVSNEYIDLVLWHDSMTYDENRRQLLFRLRKKIPDLEIQTIKGEGYILKV
- a CDS encoding ShlB/FhaC/HecB family hemolysin secretion/activation protein, with protein sequence MKKTSILLVAATLSLNAAPIPNIGNLLNEAKPPKIQKKKEILPPLVQESEEYKRTLEDGKKVKVKKFLITGAIQLSNKELKKIVRPYEQKMLSFKDMKDITELITKAYKDKGYFIARAYIPVQNLQKQNKLLKIAVIEGEYGDFELQNNSLVKDSVLQAKLEGIKKNKIISTESLQRGLLLINETPGVKVINSKIKPGKDVGTSSFVIGLDRTKPYNGYIIVDNYGSPYTGEYRAMAGLDINSPFRIGDKLSISALSSDDIGLLNGRVAYELPLNGSGLKGSISYAKTTYELGERYKTLDALGDSDSFSANISYPYLLSPQEILNTYLQTSYNKMSDEMRAVDSELKKSTLVAKLGIDYMKRSLIFGKYSESKIDTSISYGRLKFKEEQDRLSDQDSANTNGDFSKLNIDLENTLILSEKFTWKNKLQLQYALGDKNLDGSEDMSLGGINGVKLYPSGEESAENGYIYTTELTYNLPSSSGINSKIGLFYDNARVYMSKNITNEKSRTLQDIGLSYYGRYEDFFINSHLAYKVGAADISSENDYNSRFMFQLGYIF
- a CDS encoding filamentous hemagglutinin N-terminal domain-containing protein — encoded protein: MKHLHDYSSRFRILKGGKISLVVSALLGATTLSFAAPSGGVVTSGNASINQVNKTTNINQSTSKASINWQKFGIKADEVVNFIQPDKNSITLNRVVGNERSIIDGALNANGQVWILNSNGVLFGKNASINTSGLLATTKDISDTDFQSGNYSFSGDSTESIINQGTIKIKDNGYVILASNEVRNSGEIEAVKGRVQLTGADEYTINLNGNSLVDLVVDKGVLDALVENSGTILADGGEVYLTTHAVDELLRGVVNNTGIIEANSLDSISGHVELFAHGGTANIDGTIKAKGGFIETSGTELNVASSTSIEASTWLLDPVNMIIESSGGTDLSGSSVSATAIINALSSADVELQADEDITVNENITWGDATKLTLTAGDEIYVNATIENTNSTNGGVYFNAVNRNAAIKFDATTGKVIINNINQLQWISQALNGNYELGSNIDASITNTWNGGRGFKQIGDNSTNNIDTRFTGSFDGKGFVIDGLYINRGSEDYVGLFGYTSAYGSNSANILNLGLINVDINGGISVGGIVGKSDNNTSISNAYAIGEVIGYRIVGGLVGDSNYLTITNSYSTGDVSGESHSIGGLIGYGTHTTISNSYAAGEVTGINSIGGLIGTSDTSTINNSYATGTVTGTGVHVGGLVGSSLIDGVLNINNSYWDIDTTGQTNGVGNASSAGALGIYSSTNTINAFNEATYAGFDFSNDWIIYEGHTRPLLRTFMTELTVKANDHTRTYDGTTYSGNGGVTYSDPSYDSSLLQGSLNYTSNDDLKNAGTATVNLDGLYSSQQGYIISYDTGTLTTNKKDITVTGNSNTTTYNGTAQNSNGFTASGLVSGETIAVLDGVTGDSVIGTNAGTYNTNLSGTDENYNITFVDGSLVINKRGLTLEASKDYDGTDDLTGFVTLGNLVGSETLEYIGAKANSSDPVANNFIKEIILQDGTNGGLASNYELPSLLAYSANNSVQIGDISVEPTMPDLTSVITPIANQTVLTNKDIEALLKSEVDMQTLFQQLNTNELALIPGVVLQMLNGGINIPFGNKQQFSLDNSNNQDDEKEEKSI